The proteins below come from a single Streptomyces sp. SCSIO 75703 genomic window:
- a CDS encoding XRE family transcriptional regulator has translation MAAQTGVKGVTARVAECWGVYVGKIGDGIERALMTRPVPTGASALRFLMRTEKGSTKHVARLVGVSQRTVQRWVTDRPEMRRRPSAAHTKRIDEVVRARWQPRVRARQRAMAEEDGFVIHTRARFGFVVPAGSSDDPRVRWITQYLPGEVARELFAARDAGAGEQQQTVILARALGHAYFREWGRRAHGLHIAFSDIEFADFSI, from the coding sequence ATGGCAGCGCAGACGGGCGTTAAAGGTGTGACCGCCAGGGTGGCCGAGTGCTGGGGAGTGTATGTGGGGAAGATAGGTGATGGCATTGAGCGAGCGCTGATGACGCGCCCGGTGCCTACAGGCGCCTCGGCATTGCGCTTTTTGATGAGAACGGAGAAGGGCTCTACGAAGCACGTGGCGCGTCTTGTGGGCGTTTCACAGCGCACCGTGCAGCGATGGGTCACTGATCGGCCGGAAATGCGGCGGCGTCCCAGCGCAGCGCACACGAAGAGGATCGATGAGGTCGTCAGGGCGCGCTGGCAGCCCCGGGTCCGCGCGCGCCAGCGGGCCATGGCCGAAGAGGACGGATTCGTCATCCACACCAGGGCGCGGTTCGGGTTCGTGGTGCCTGCAGGCTCGTCGGACGATCCGCGGGTGCGGTGGATCACTCAGTATTTGCCAGGAGAGGTGGCCCGCGAACTGTTCGCCGCTCGGGACGCCGGCGCGGGCGAACAGCAGCAGACGGTGATCTTGGCCCGCGCGCTGGGACACGCCTACTTCCGCGAGTGGGGCCGCCGCGCACACGGTCTGCACATCGCCTTCAGCGACATCGAGTTCGCAGACTTCTCAATCTGA